The proteins below come from a single Cervus canadensis isolate Bull #8, Minnesota chromosome 2, ASM1932006v1, whole genome shotgun sequence genomic window:
- the RABGGTB gene encoding geranylgeranyl transferase type-2 subunit beta isoform X2 — protein sequence MGTPQKDVIIKSDAPDTLLLEKHADYIASYGSKKDDYEYCMSEYLRMSGIYWGLTVMDLMGQLHRMNREEILTFIKSCQHECGGISASIGHDPHLLYTLSAVQILTLYDSINVIDINKVVEYVQSLQKEDGSFAGDIWGEIDTRFSFCAVATLALLGKLDAINVEKAIEFVLSCMNFDGGFGCRPGSESHAGQLPDVCYSWWVLASLKIIGRLHWIDREKLRSFILACQDEETGGFADRPGDMVDPFHTLFGIAGLSLLGEEQIKPVSPVFCMPEEVLRRVNVQPELVS from the exons ATG GGTACACCGCAGAAGGATGTTATCATTAAGTCAGATGCACCTGACACCCTGTTACTGGAGAAGCATGCAGATTATATTGCATCCTATGGCTCAAAGAAAGATGACTAC GAATATTGCATGTCTGAATATTTGAGAATGAGTGGCATCTATTGGGGTTTGACCGTAATGGATCTCATGGGACAACTACATCGCATGAATAGAGAAGAAATTCTGACGTTTATTAAGTCTTGTCAACATGAGTGTGGTGGAATAAGTGCTAGTATTGGACATGATCCTCATCTTTTGTATACTCTTAGTGCTGTTCAG ATACTTACTCTCTATGATAGTATTAATGTTATTGACATAAATAAAGTTGTGGAATATGTTCAGAGTCTACAGAAAGAAGATGGTTCTTTTGCTGGAGATATTTGGG gagAAATTGATACAAGATTCTCTTTTTGTGCGGTGGCAACTTTGGCACTGTTG GGGAAGTTGGATGCTATTAATGTGGAAAAGGCAATTGAATTTGTTTTATCATGTATGAACTTTGATGGTGGATTTGGTTGCAGACCAGGTTCTGAATCCCATGCCGGGCAG TTACCAGATGTATGCTATTCATGGTGGGTGTTGGCTTCCCTAAAGATAATTGGAAGGCTTCATTGGATTGATAGAGAAAAACTCCGCAGTTTCATCCTAGCATGtcaagatgaagaaacaggagGATTCGCAGATAGGCCAGGAGATATG gtAGATCCTTTTCATACTCTgtttggaattgctggattgtcaCTTTTGGGAGAAGAACAGATTAAACCTGTTAGCCCTGTTTTTTGCATGCCTGAAGAAGTACTTCGGAGAGTGAATGTTCAGCCTGAACTAGTGAGCTAG
- the LOC122436805 gene encoding 60S ribosomal protein L4-like, translated as MACARPLISVYSEKGESSGKNVTLPAVFKAPIRPDIVNFVHTNLRKNNRQPYAVSELAGHQTSAESWGTGRAVARIPRVRGGGTHRSGQGAFGNMCRGGRMFAPTKTWRRWHRRVNTTQKRYAICSALAASALPALVMSKGHRIEEVPELPLVVEDKVEGYKKTKEAVLLLKKLKAWNDIKKVYASQRMRAGKGKMRNRRRIQRRGPCIIYNEDNGIIKAFRNIPGITLLNVSRLNILKLAPGGHVGRFCIWTESAFRKLDELYGTWRKAASLKSNYNLPMHKMLNTDLSRILKSPEIQRALRAPRKKIHRRVLKKNPLKNLRIMLKLNPYAKTMRRNTILRQAKNHKIRMDKAAAALEAKSDQKGVEGKKPVVGNKEKKAVGDKKLKKPVVGKKAAGTKKPAAEKKPTEKKPTSEEKKAAA; from the coding sequence ATGGCGTGTGCTCGTCCACTGATATCAGTGTACTCCGAAAAGGGGGAGTCCTCTGGCAAAAATGTCACTTTGCCTGCTGTATTCAAGGCTCCCATTCGACCCGATATTGTTAACTTTGTTCACACCAACTTGCGCAAAAACAACAGACAGCCCTATGCTGTCAGTGAATTAGCAGGTCATCAAACCAGTGCTGAGTCTTGGGGTACCGGCAGAGCTGTGGCTCGAATTCCCAGGGTTCGAGGTGGCGGGACTCACCGTTCTGGTCAGGGTGCTTTTGGAAATATGTGTCGTGGGGGCCGCATGTTTGCACCAACCAAGACCTGGCGACGTTGGCACCGCAGAGTGAATACAACGCAGAAGCGATACGCCATCTGCTCTGCACTGGCTGCCTCAGCCTTACCAGCGCTGGTCATGTCTAAAGGTCATCGTATAGAGGAAGTTCCTGAACTTCCTTTGGTGGTTGAAGATAAAGTTGAAGGCTACAAGAAGACCAAGGAGGCTGTTTTGCTTCTGAAGAAACTTAAGGCCTGGAATGATATCAAAAAGGTTTACGCCTCTCAGCGAATGAGAGCTGGCAAAGGCAAAATGAGAAACCGTCGCCGTATCCAGCGCAGGGGACCCTGCATCATCTATAATGAAGACAATGGTATCATCAAGGCCTTCAGAAACATTCCTGGAATTACTCTGCTTAATGTAAGCAGGCTGAACATTTTGAAACTTGCTCCTGGTGGACATGTGGGACGTTTCTGCATTTGGACTGAAAGTGCTTTCCGAAAGTTAGATGAGCTGTACGGCACTTGGCGTAAAGCAGCCTCCCTCAAGAGTAACTACAACCTCCCCATGCACAAGATGCTCAATACAGACCTTAGCAGAATCTTGAAAAGCCCAGAAATTCAAAGAGCACTCCGAGCACCACGCAAGAAGATTCATCGCAGAGTCCTGAAGAAGAATCCACTGAAAAACCTGAGAATCATGTTGAAGCTTAACCCGTACGCAAAGACCATGCGCCGGAACACCATTCTTCGACAGGCCAAGAACCACAAAATCCGCATGGATAAGGCAGCAGCAGCACTAGAAGCCAAATCAGATCAGAAGGGGGTTGAGGGCAAGAAGCCTGTGgtgggaaacaaagaaaagaaggctGTTGGCGATAAGAAGCTGAAGAAGCCTGTGGTGGGAAAAAAGGCTGCAGGGACCAAGAAACCAGCAGCTGAGAAGAAGCCCACAGAAAAGAAACCCACCTCAGAGGAAAAGAAGGCTGCTGCATAa
- the RABGGTB gene encoding geranylgeranyl transferase type-2 subunit beta isoform X1, whose product MGTPQKDVIIKSDAPDTLLLEKHADYIASYGSKKDDYEYCMSEYLRMSGIYWGLTVMDLMGQLHRMNREEILTFIKSCQHECGGISASIGHDPHLLYTLSAVQILTLYDSINVIDINKVVEYVQSLQKEDGSFAGDIWGEIDTRFSFCAVATLALLGKLDAINVEKAIEFVLSCMNFDGGFGCRPGSESHAGQIYCCTGFLAITSQLHQVNSDLLGWWLCERQLPSGGLNGRPEKLPDVCYSWWVLASLKIIGRLHWIDREKLRSFILACQDEETGGFADRPGDMVDPFHTLFGIAGLSLLGEEQIKPVSPVFCMPEEVLRRVNVQPELVS is encoded by the exons ATG GGTACACCGCAGAAGGATGTTATCATTAAGTCAGATGCACCTGACACCCTGTTACTGGAGAAGCATGCAGATTATATTGCATCCTATGGCTCAAAGAAAGATGACTAC GAATATTGCATGTCTGAATATTTGAGAATGAGTGGCATCTATTGGGGTTTGACCGTAATGGATCTCATGGGACAACTACATCGCATGAATAGAGAAGAAATTCTGACGTTTATTAAGTCTTGTCAACATGAGTGTGGTGGAATAAGTGCTAGTATTGGACATGATCCTCATCTTTTGTATACTCTTAGTGCTGTTCAG ATACTTACTCTCTATGATAGTATTAATGTTATTGACATAAATAAAGTTGTGGAATATGTTCAGAGTCTACAGAAAGAAGATGGTTCTTTTGCTGGAGATATTTGGG gagAAATTGATACAAGATTCTCTTTTTGTGCGGTGGCAACTTTGGCACTGTTG GGGAAGTTGGATGCTATTAATGTGGAAAAGGCAATTGAATTTGTTTTATCATGTATGAACTTTGATGGTGGATTTGGTTGCAGACCAGGTTCTGAATCCCATGCCGGGCAG ATCTATTGTTGCACAGGATTCTTGGCTATTACTAGTCAGTTGCACCAAGTAAATTCTGATTTACTCGGTTGGTGGCTTTGTGAACGACAGCTTCCATCAGGCGGACTCAATGGAAGGCCAGAGAAG TTACCAGATGTATGCTATTCATGGTGGGTGTTGGCTTCCCTAAAGATAATTGGAAGGCTTCATTGGATTGATAGAGAAAAACTCCGCAGTTTCATCCTAGCATGtcaagatgaagaaacaggagGATTCGCAGATAGGCCAGGAGATATG gtAGATCCTTTTCATACTCTgtttggaattgctggattgtcaCTTTTGGGAGAAGAACAGATTAAACCTGTTAGCCCTGTTTTTTGCATGCCTGAAGAAGTACTTCGGAGAGTGAATGTTCAGCCTGAACTAGTGAGCTAG